In Alteromonas sp. V450, the following proteins share a genomic window:
- a CDS encoding penicillin-binding protein 1A, whose product MKYIKPLILLVFLSGLIGSAALVGIYFYIKPDLPSVTVLKDVRLQTPMQIYTSDGKLISQYGVKRRIPVQLDDVPQALIDAILATEDSRFYEHNGIDPIGIARAAVSLILTGEKRQGASTLTMQLARGFFLTREKTYVRKIKEIFIALHMEQELSKQEILELYLNKIELGHRAFGFGAASQVYYGKSLNELNLAQIATIAGLPKAPSVLNPISGPERSVERRRVVLLRMLDEKYITKAQFDEAASAPVTARKHGAEIEVDAPYLADTIYNEMVEIYGKEEAETGGYQVYATASSQLQLAAQQAVVRNLHDYDERHGYKGPLGYLWNIPVVDKKADASAAPKLTLDTNGREQRDDWDSASIQSILREIPHIKPLLPSVVMKVNEKSINVLSVDGITREIDWDGLDWARSYITDFRQGNDPKTASDITQEGAVVYIREQEGAWRLSQLPEVSGALIAVNPKNGAVEAVVGGYSFYQSQFNRATQAKRQVGSNIKPFVYSAALDSGYTLASIINDAPINQWNAATGVAWRPQNSPAEYDGPIRMRKALGKSKNVVSVRLLRGVGLRETADYLTRFGFNEDDIPLDETVSLGSSSHTPLEVARGMSVIANGGYLVNPHFISKVLDENGDELWKANPVWACNRCENNGDPEIYPEDEEADIEALLAAELNQDILLGDVGDNNESAEKVIAPQVITAQNAFLVSEMMRTAVRANGNWNNKTYWLGTGWRARNILQRTDIAGKTGTTNDSRDTWFSGFHKDIVTTVWVGFDNMSRQLGRATRNQNLINKDPEKFNWIGNALIGTEDGAKAAGPAWIRFMQFALKDKPHSPMPVPENIVRVRIDRTSGKLTRRTDHTTLFEYFLQGTEPTTYVRDDEIVDPAVQETTTAPEPEEIF is encoded by the coding sequence GTGAAGTACATCAAACCACTCATTTTACTTGTTTTTCTATCGGGACTTATCGGTAGTGCGGCATTGGTAGGTATTTATTTTTATATAAAACCAGATCTTCCAAGCGTTACTGTTCTTAAAGATGTGCGCCTGCAAACACCTATGCAAATTTACACCAGCGATGGCAAGCTCATCTCGCAATATGGTGTAAAACGACGCATTCCAGTCCAGCTTGATGATGTACCACAAGCGCTCATTGATGCAATACTTGCTACCGAAGATAGTCGCTTTTATGAGCATAACGGTATTGACCCAATAGGTATAGCCCGCGCTGCGGTAAGTCTAATTTTAACTGGAGAAAAACGTCAGGGGGCAAGTACGCTTACTATGCAGCTCGCCCGAGGTTTCTTTTTAACACGCGAAAAAACTTACGTTAGAAAAATAAAAGAGATTTTTATTGCGCTTCATATGGAGCAGGAGCTGAGTAAGCAGGAAATTCTAGAACTTTATCTTAATAAAATTGAGCTAGGGCATCGAGCTTTTGGATTTGGCGCAGCGTCTCAGGTTTATTACGGTAAATCACTGAATGAATTGAATTTAGCGCAAATTGCAACCATTGCCGGGTTACCCAAGGCACCATCGGTGTTGAATCCTATCAGTGGACCAGAGAGATCGGTCGAACGTCGGCGCGTGGTCCTGCTTCGTATGCTGGATGAAAAATACATTACAAAAGCACAGTTTGACGAAGCAGCCAGCGCGCCCGTTACCGCCAGAAAACACGGCGCCGAAATTGAAGTCGATGCACCTTACTTGGCAGATACTATTTATAACGAGATGGTAGAAATTTATGGTAAGGAAGAAGCTGAGACGGGAGGGTATCAAGTCTACGCTACTGCGTCTTCACAGTTGCAACTAGCCGCGCAGCAAGCGGTAGTGAGAAATCTTCACGATTATGATGAGCGTCACGGCTACAAAGGGCCACTGGGATATTTATGGAATATACCCGTGGTCGATAAAAAGGCGGACGCTTCTGCAGCGCCTAAGTTAACACTAGACACCAACGGTCGCGAACAGCGAGATGATTGGGATAGTGCATCAATACAAAGTATATTACGCGAAATCCCACACATTAAACCGCTGTTACCCTCGGTTGTGATGAAGGTAAACGAAAAGTCGATAAATGTATTATCAGTAGATGGGATAACGCGTGAAATAGATTGGGATGGCCTCGATTGGGCGCGTTCGTATATTACCGATTTTCGTCAAGGCAACGACCCAAAGACAGCGTCAGATATAACGCAAGAGGGGGCCGTTGTATATATTCGCGAGCAGGAAGGTGCTTGGCGACTATCACAACTTCCAGAAGTAAGTGGCGCTTTAATTGCCGTTAACCCCAAAAATGGTGCAGTAGAGGCCGTAGTGGGTGGATACAGTTTTTACCAAAGTCAGTTCAATCGAGCTACGCAAGCTAAAAGGCAAGTGGGGTCAAATATTAAACCTTTCGTTTACTCCGCAGCGCTAGACAGTGGTTACACCCTAGCCTCAATCATTAACGATGCCCCAATTAATCAATGGAATGCTGCTACTGGTGTGGCATGGAGACCGCAAAATTCACCGGCTGAATACGACGGTCCAATTCGAATGCGTAAAGCGCTTGGTAAATCAAAAAACGTGGTATCGGTTCGCTTGCTTCGCGGTGTAGGCCTTAGAGAAACGGCTGATTATTTAACCCGTTTTGGATTTAACGAAGACGACATTCCGCTAGATGAAACCGTTTCCCTCGGTTCGAGTTCTCATACGCCGCTTGAAGTGGCCAGAGGTATGTCGGTCATCGCCAACGGTGGCTATCTTGTAAATCCTCACTTTATCAGCAAGGTGCTTGATGAAAACGGCGATGAACTTTGGAAAGCAAACCCTGTTTGGGCTTGTAATCGTTGTGAAAATAATGGCGATCCGGAAATATACCCTGAAGACGAAGAAGCAGATATCGAAGCGTTACTTGCCGCAGAACTGAATCAAGACATTTTACTTGGCGATGTTGGCGACAATAATGAAAGCGCAGAAAAGGTGATAGCACCGCAGGTCATTACTGCACAAAATGCTTTTCTTGTGTCAGAAATGATGCGCACCGCTGTAAGAGCTAACGGGAATTGGAACAATAAAACCTATTGGTTAGGAACGGGCTGGCGTGCCAGAAATATTCTTCAACGAACCGATATTGCAGGCAAAACTGGTACAACTAATGACTCAAGAGATACCTGGTTCAGTGGATTCCATAAGGATATCGTGACTACAGTATGGGTTGGTTTTGACAATATGAGCAGGCAGCTTGGCCGCGCAACGCGAAACCAGAATTTAATAAATAAGGATCCAGAGAAGTTTAACTGGATAGGTAATGCGCTAATTGGTACTGAAGACGGCGCTAAAGCTGCAGGTCCAGCATGGATCAGATTTATGCAATTTGCCTTGAAAGACAAACCTCATTCACCTATGCCCGTTCCGGAAAATATAGTGCGGGTTCGCATTGATCGTACCAGTGGAAAGTTGACCAGACGAACAGACCATACGACACTATTTGAATACTTCCTGCAAGGAACCGAGCCAACGACTTATGTACGAGACGACGAAATAGTTGACCCGGCCGTGCAGGAGACAACGACGGCGCCAGAGCCAGAAGAAATATTCTAA
- a CDS encoding NAD-dependent malic enzyme codes for MSEDSQRYLYIPHAGPSLLETPLLNKGSAFTARERAAFNLTGLVPPRYETIEEQVERAYMQYSSFDEALNKHIYLRAIQDNNETLFYRLIQKHIDEMMPIIYTPTVGDACEQFSDIYRSSRGLFVSYEERHQLDDIVRNATKRKVKVIVVTDGERILGLGDQGIGGMGIPIGKLSLYTACGGISPAYTLPVMLDVGTNNEKLLNDPMYMGARHPRIEQDEYDEFVDMFINAVKRRWPDVMIQFEDFAQPNAMPLLNRYRDNVCCFNDDIQGTAAVTLGTILAACKTKQQKLRDMKVVFVGAGSAGCGIAEMLIQQMVFEGLTDEQARKQVFMIDRFGLVTEGMEGLRDFQQKLQQKNVDLSDWTFSGDYASLLDVMHCAQPDVLIGVSGQPGLFTEQVIRAMKQGCELPIIFPLSNPSRQVEARPEQVIEWTEGKVIIATGSPFKPVEYDGKIFPIAQCNNSYIFPGIGLGVVASKAKLISDEMLMAASNALASASPLVNTGQGSLLPPLSAIAEISREIAFEVGRVAMEQGLALEMSDDALRASIERNFWKAEYRPYKRVSI; via the coding sequence ATGTCAGAAGATTCACAGCGATATCTTTATATTCCTCATGCCGGCCCTTCATTGCTGGAAACGCCCTTGCTAAATAAAGGTAGTGCTTTCACTGCCAGAGAGCGCGCCGCGTTTAACTTGACGGGTTTAGTGCCGCCTAGGTACGAGACCATTGAAGAGCAAGTCGAGCGCGCTTATATGCAATACAGCAGCTTTGATGAAGCCCTAAATAAGCATATCTATCTGCGCGCCATTCAAGACAACAACGAAACCTTGTTCTACCGTCTTATTCAAAAGCATATTGATGAAATGATGCCTATCATCTACACCCCTACGGTAGGTGATGCATGTGAGCAGTTTTCTGATATCTATCGCAGTTCCCGTGGTTTGTTTGTGTCGTATGAAGAACGTCACCAGCTTGACGATATCGTTCGCAATGCAACGAAGCGCAAAGTGAAAGTGATTGTTGTGACTGACGGTGAACGCATTTTAGGTTTGGGCGACCAAGGTATTGGCGGAATGGGTATTCCTATCGGTAAACTTTCGCTATATACCGCATGTGGCGGTATCAGCCCAGCCTACACGCTACCCGTTATGTTAGACGTAGGTACTAACAACGAGAAGTTACTAAACGACCCAATGTACATGGGCGCGCGCCATCCACGTATTGAACAGGACGAATACGATGAATTCGTCGATATGTTTATTAACGCAGTAAAGCGTCGCTGGCCTGATGTCATGATTCAGTTTGAAGATTTTGCGCAGCCAAACGCTATGCCGCTATTAAACCGCTACCGTGACAATGTGTGCTGTTTTAATGACGATATACAAGGCACCGCTGCTGTAACCCTTGGGACTATTTTAGCGGCGTGTAAAACTAAACAGCAAAAGCTACGCGACATGAAAGTTGTGTTTGTAGGTGCAGGATCTGCAGGCTGTGGTATTGCTGAAATGCTTATCCAACAAATGGTGTTTGAGGGTCTAACTGACGAACAAGCGCGTAAGCAAGTGTTTATGATTGACCGGTTTGGTTTGGTAACTGAGGGCATGGAAGGATTGCGCGACTTCCAGCAAAAGCTTCAACAGAAAAATGTAGACCTGAGTGATTGGACGTTCAGTGGAGATTACGCGTCGCTGTTAGATGTGATGCATTGTGCACAGCCAGACGTGCTTATTGGTGTTTCAGGCCAGCCAGGTTTGTTCACCGAACAAGTTATTCGAGCTATGAAGCAAGGCTGTGAGTTGCCCATTATATTCCCGTTAAGTAATCCTTCGCGCCAAGTTGAAGCCCGTCCAGAGCAAGTGATTGAGTGGACGGAAGGTAAGGTAATTATTGCCACAGGTAGCCCGTTCAAACCTGTAGAATACGATGGCAAAATATTTCCAATCGCACAATGCAACAACTCTTACATCTTCCCTGGTATTGGTCTTGGTGTAGTTGCATCAAAAGCCAAGCTAATCAGTGATGAAATGTTGATGGCTGCAAGCAATGCACTGGCCTCAGCGTCGCCATTAGTCAACACTGGACAAGGTTCATTGTTGCCACCACTGTCTGCTATTGCTGAAATTAGCCGAGAAATCGCTTTTGAAGTGGGTAGAGTTGCTATGGAGCAAGGGCTAGCCCTTGAGATGTCTGACGACGCACTGCGCGCCAGCATTGAGCGTAACTTCTGGAAAGCGGAGTATCGCCCTTACAAGCGAGTAAGCATCTAG